One Vibrio sp. 16 genomic window carries:
- the dapA gene encoding 4-hydroxy-tetrahydrodipicolinate synthase — protein MFSGSIVALITPFNHDGEVDYVSLKKLVDYHVAAGTNGIVAVGTTGESATLTIEEHVKVVLKTVEFADGRIPVIAGTGANATHESVTFSRLLNNSGIVGCLSVTPYYNKPTQEGLFQHYKAIAEESDVPQILYNVPGRTAVDLKPETVARLAEIDNIVALKDATGDLGRIAIHRELCGEDFILLSGDDATGLEFVKQGGQGVISVTNNIAAEDMATMFRLAKEGKFDEAEIINQRLMALHKNLFIESSPIPVKWAAHKLGLIANGDLRLPLTELSESARPIVAQAMTEACIY, from the coding sequence ATGTTTTCAGGAAGTATCGTAGCGTTAATTACACCGTTTAATCATGATGGCGAAGTCGACTATGTCAGCTTAAAGAAGCTTGTTGACTACCATGTAGCCGCGGGTACCAATGGTATCGTTGCTGTCGGCACCACAGGTGAGTCTGCAACGCTAACTATTGAAGAGCATGTCAAAGTCGTGTTGAAGACGGTGGAGTTTGCCGATGGCCGTATTCCTGTGATTGCAGGTACGGGTGCCAATGCAACCCATGAGTCTGTCACGTTTAGCCGCTTGCTAAATAACTCTGGCATTGTTGGCTGCTTAAGTGTCACTCCTTACTACAACAAGCCAACTCAAGAAGGGCTTTTCCAGCACTATAAGGCGATAGCTGAAGAGAGCGACGTTCCTCAGATCCTATATAATGTTCCAGGTCGCACTGCGGTAGATTTAAAGCCAGAGACAGTTGCACGCCTAGCGGAAATCGATAACATCGTGGCATTGAAAGATGCAACGGGCGATCTTGGACGAATTGCAATTCATCGTGAACTTTGTGGCGAAGATTTTATCTTACTAAGTGGCGATGATGCGACGGGTCTTGAATTCGTTAAGCAAGGCGGCCAAGGCGTGATTTCTGTCACGAACAACATTGCCGCTGAAGATATGGCGACCATGTTCCGATTGGCCAAAGAAGGCAAGTTTGACGAAGCGGAAATCATTAATCAGCGATTAATGGCTCTTCACAAAAACTTGTTTATTGAGTCTAGCCCGATTCCAGTGAAGTGGGCCGCGCACAAACTTGGTCTTATCGCAAACGGTGATTTACGCCTTCCTCTGACCGAATTGTCAGAAAGTGCGCGCCCGATTGTGGCTCAAGCAATGACAGAAGCCTGCATCTACTAA
- a CDS encoding glycine cleavage system protein R, with translation MTQHLVITAVGTDRPGVCNQVVHLVTQSGCNIVDSRIALFGNEFTLIMLLSGNNAAVTRVETTLPLLGQEHNLITIMKRTSTHAPLDTSYTMEVFVESEDKPGLTEHFTQFFAEKEIGLASLSAQTISKEKVGSESNQFHIAITASVDSERNIMQLQEEFDELCQKLAVQGSLNFIKNSL, from the coding sequence ATGACTCAACATTTGGTGATTACTGCGGTCGGAACCGATCGCCCAGGTGTGTGCAACCAAGTTGTTCACCTGGTCACTCAGTCTGGATGCAACATTGTTGACAGTCGCATTGCACTTTTTGGCAATGAGTTCACCCTAATCATGCTGCTCTCTGGCAACAATGCAGCCGTCACTCGCGTCGAAACGACATTACCTTTGCTTGGTCAAGAGCATAACCTCATCACCATCATGAAGCGCACCTCAACTCATGCGCCGCTTGATACCTCTTACACGATGGAAGTGTTTGTTGAGTCTGAAGACAAGCCAGGATTGACAGAGCACTTCACGCAATTTTTTGCCGAGAAAGAGATTGGACTTGCTTCATTGAGCGCTCAAACCATTAGCAAAGAAAAAGTGGGCAGTGAATCTAATCAGTTCCATATCGCTATTACGGCCAGTGTCGATTCCGAACGCAATATCATGCAATTACAAGAAGAGTTTGATGAACTTTGCCAGAAATTAGCCGTACAAGGCTCACTTAATTTCATTAAAAACAGTCTATAA
- the bcp gene encoding thioredoxin-dependent thiol peroxidase, with product MNTLTAGSPAPAFSLLDQDGNTVSLGDFAGKKVLFYFYPKAMTPGCTVQAQGLRDVKAELDAHNVVVLGVSIDPVKRLGKFIERDELNFTLLSDEDHAVAEQFGVWGEKKFMGKVYDGLHRISFLINEEGVIEHVFNKFKTKTHHEVVLDYLNENK from the coding sequence ATGAACACTTTAACTGCAGGCTCGCCAGCACCCGCATTTTCATTATTGGATCAAGATGGCAACACCGTGTCACTCGGTGACTTTGCTGGCAAAAAAGTGCTGTTTTACTTCTACCCAAAAGCGATGACACCAGGTTGTACGGTACAAGCCCAAGGACTTCGTGATGTCAAAGCCGAACTCGATGCGCACAATGTCGTGGTATTGGGTGTAAGTATCGACCCTGTAAAGCGCCTAGGTAAGTTCATCGAACGTGACGAGCTAAACTTCACCCTACTCTCTGATGAAGACCACGCAGTTGCAGAGCAGTTTGGTGTGTGGGGCGAGAAGAAGTTTATGGGCAAGGTCTATGATGGACTGCACCGAATCAGTTTTTTGATTAATGAAGAAGGCGTTATAGAGCACGTGTTCAATAAGTTTAAAACCAAAACACACCACGAGGTGGTATTGGATTATCTAAACGAAAACAAATAA
- a CDS encoding methyl-accepting chemotaxis protein, translated as MKFSQKIVAASSGLLLVTVALLSIQQLSTVKEEVEALVDTSLTEMVNGVKNTVVSEMESKKGLAKSMTEVIELAPNDQVYVKNILEKPTLKSSFLAVGFGYESNGFVIENDDGWEAGPDYDPRVRPWFIDAKSKGQLVVTAPYVDVSSKKVIISIGTPVKENGRFIAGMFYDLELGGLADLVNSVNLLDAGYLFIVTADGTTIAHPDAKNNGENLSSYLPKATVSEGNQRFEKDGVNYLVHFTKVPSENWYIGAIVDEDIAFAAIDSMRSSSMIYGIIGVVLSVLILTFLIRVLMRPLDVLNAAIQDVASGQGDLTKRLDTNTDKEFAQLAEGFNTFTETLQKQIQQSKAIGAEILRGTEMTVQGSHESAEAMRSQLQELEQLATAMNEMAVTATEVANNAQGAAAAAREADEATQDGSSVVSDTTMSIDTLSARIDQAVEEVQGLESATANIETILKVINDIADQTNLLALNAAIEAARAGESGRGFAVVADEVRTLAQRTQESTTEIRSMIEQLQSGASSVSAAMNESKNTAVDAVDKAQAADGALQRIRDAIQRITDMNMQIASAAEEQSLVAEEINANTVKIKDLSTQVADAAENANIAMQVQTENVREQDNILNKFIV; from the coding sequence ATGAAATTTAGCCAGAAGATCGTTGCGGCCTCATCTGGATTGCTGCTAGTGACTGTTGCTCTGTTGTCTATTCAGCAGTTGAGCACGGTTAAAGAAGAGGTTGAAGCACTCGTCGATACCAGCCTGACTGAGATGGTAAACGGGGTCAAAAATACCGTTGTCTCAGAGATGGAAAGTAAAAAAGGTCTAGCAAAATCGATGACAGAAGTGATTGAGCTAGCACCAAACGACCAAGTTTACGTTAAAAATATTCTTGAGAAACCAACACTGAAAAGCAGCTTTCTCGCAGTAGGTTTTGGTTATGAGAGCAATGGTTTCGTGATTGAAAATGATGATGGCTGGGAAGCTGGACCAGATTACGATCCGCGTGTCCGTCCTTGGTTTATTGATGCCAAATCGAAAGGGCAATTGGTGGTTACTGCCCCTTATGTTGACGTCTCCTCTAAAAAAGTGATTATCTCCATCGGTACACCGGTCAAAGAAAACGGTCGTTTTATTGCGGGCATGTTCTATGACTTAGAACTTGGTGGTCTTGCTGACTTGGTCAACAGTGTTAACTTACTTGACGCAGGTTACTTATTTATTGTCACCGCAGACGGCACGACGATCGCGCACCCAGATGCTAAAAACAACGGCGAAAACCTCTCTTCATATCTGCCTAAAGCCACGGTGAGCGAAGGCAATCAACGCTTTGAAAAAGACGGTGTGAACTACCTTGTCCACTTTACCAAAGTGCCATCTGAAAATTGGTATATTGGTGCGATTGTTGACGAAGACATTGCGTTTGCTGCCATCGATTCTATGCGCAGTAGCTCGATGATTTACGGCATTATCGGCGTCGTATTGAGCGTTCTGATTTTGACCTTCTTGATTCGTGTGTTGATGCGCCCTCTAGATGTACTCAACGCGGCGATTCAAGATGTTGCGTCTGGACAGGGGGACTTAACTAAGCGCCTTGACACGAACACGGACAAAGAATTTGCTCAGCTAGCAGAAGGCTTCAACACCTTTACCGAAACGCTACAAAAGCAAATTCAGCAGTCTAAAGCGATTGGCGCGGAAATTCTTCGTGGTACAGAAATGACGGTCCAAGGGTCGCATGAATCAGCAGAAGCAATGCGTAGCCAGTTGCAAGAGCTTGAACAGCTTGCCACGGCAATGAACGAAATGGCGGTCACTGCAACGGAAGTCGCGAACAATGCGCAAGGCGCTGCTGCAGCCGCTCGTGAGGCAGATGAAGCTACTCAAGATGGTTCATCGGTTGTGAGCGATACCACGATGTCAATCGACACCTTGTCTGCTCGTATCGATCAAGCGGTTGAAGAAGTGCAAGGTCTTGAATCAGCGACGGCGAACATTGAAACCATTTTGAAAGTAATTAACGATATCGCTGACCAAACAAACTTGCTGGCATTGAATGCGGCGATTGAGGCGGCGCGAGCAGGGGAGTCTGGTCGTGGATTTGCGGTGGTAGCTGATGAAGTTCGTACATTGGCTCAGCGCACACAAGAATCAACCACTGAAATCCGCAGTATGATCGAACAGTTGCAATCGGGCGCAAGCTCAGTCTCTGCCGCAATGAACGAGAGTAAAAATACGGCGGTTGACGCAGTAGATAAAGCTCAAGCGGCAGATGGTGCGCTGCAACGTATTCGTGATGCAATCCAACGTATTACCGATATGAACATGCAGATAGCTTCTGCGGCAGAAGAGCAAAGCTTGGTGGCGGAAGAGATTAACGCCAACACGGTTAAAATTAAGGATCTGTCGACTCAGGTAGCGGATGCGGCTGAAAACGCCAACATCGCGATGCAGGTTCAAACTGAAAATGTTCGAGAGCAAGACAACATCTTGAACAAGTTTATTGTTTAA
- a CDS encoding AI-2E family transporter — protein MFEMVSRWYKRRFSDPHAVSLVAILLFGFITIYFFGNLIAPLLVAIVLAYLLEWPVSQLSRLGVPRTLAVILVILGFSSLMLVAVFGLVPTIWQQVGNLINDIPTMYVGLQSFIAELPHRYPELENFQIVESLVTNAKNQAIGMGETVVKGSLASLVSLATLAVYLILVPLLVFFLLKDKQEMIEMASGVLPRNRRLANKVWHEMNEQISNYIRGKVMEILIVGGVSYVTFAILDLRYSVLLAVAVGLSVLIPYIGAAAVTVPVAMVGLFQWGLTPQFYWLLIAYGIIQALDGNVLVPVLFSEAVNLHPVAIIVAVLVFGGLWGFWGVFFAIPLATLVKAVWNALPSHDEEVHPST, from the coding sequence ATGTTTGAAATGGTAAGCCGTTGGTATAAGAGACGTTTTTCAGACCCGCATGCGGTGAGTCTTGTTGCCATTCTCCTATTTGGTTTTATTACCATCTATTTCTTCGGCAATCTAATCGCACCTTTGTTAGTTGCCATTGTTCTTGCTTACTTGCTGGAGTGGCCAGTTTCTCAACTGTCTCGTTTAGGTGTTCCTCGTACGTTAGCGGTCATACTGGTGATACTTGGATTCAGTAGCTTGATGCTGGTGGCCGTATTCGGCTTAGTACCGACCATCTGGCAACAAGTCGGAAACCTAATTAATGACATACCAACCATGTATGTCGGTTTGCAGAGTTTCATCGCTGAACTTCCTCATCGTTATCCTGAACTCGAAAACTTCCAAATCGTCGAATCTTTGGTGACGAATGCGAAAAACCAAGCCATCGGCATGGGCGAAACGGTTGTAAAAGGATCATTGGCATCTTTGGTTAGTCTTGCAACCTTGGCTGTGTATCTAATCTTGGTGCCGCTGCTTGTTTTCTTCCTGCTGAAAGACAAACAAGAAATGATTGAAATGGCGAGCGGCGTGTTACCTCGTAATCGCCGTTTAGCGAACAAAGTGTGGCATGAGATGAACGAGCAAATCTCAAACTACATCCGCGGCAAGGTGATGGAGATTCTCATTGTTGGTGGTGTTAGCTATGTGACTTTTGCCATTCTTGACTTGCGTTATTCGGTATTACTTGCCGTTGCGGTTGGTCTGTCTGTGCTGATTCCCTATATTGGTGCGGCGGCAGTTACGGTTCCTGTGGCGATGGTAGGTCTGTTTCAATGGGGGCTCACCCCGCAGTTTTACTGGCTATTGATTGCTTATGGCATTATCCAAGCGCTAGACGGCAACGTGTTAGTACCAGTCCTGTTTTCTGAGGCAGTTAATTTGCACCCTGTTGCAATTATCGTCGCGGTGTTGGTATTTGGTGGCTTGTGGGGCTTTTGGGGGGTGTTCTTCGCCATTCCTTTAGCAACCTTGGTAAAAGCTGTATGGAATGCACTGCCTAGCCACGACGAGGAGGTGCACCCAAGCACATAA
- a CDS encoding sulfurtransferase TusA family protein yields the protein MEPNILDLRQERCPLALLLAKRHTNLLKVGDSCCILIRESSSKSDIQKFLQKQSFDLLIEEMDDHFRIHVNRTKEMC from the coding sequence ATGGAACCTAATATTTTGGATTTACGCCAAGAGCGGTGTCCGCTGGCACTGTTACTTGCTAAGCGTCACACTAATCTATTAAAGGTTGGTGACTCCTGCTGCATTCTTATTCGCGAATCGAGCTCTAAAAGTGATATTCAAAAATTTCTTCAAAAGCAATCTTTTGACCTGTTGATTGAAGAGATGGATGACCACTTCCGAATCCACGTGAACAGAACTAAGGAAATGTGTTGA
- a CDS encoding M48 family metallopeptidase, with protein MLKRTRSLVCLCVSAALVAPSISANSIELPDIGTTASSTLTIDQELIYGDAYMRMLRSSQPIVNDPVLNEYVSNLGHRLVANADDVKTPFTFFMIRDRNINAFAFFGGYIALHSGLFLHAQSESELASVVAHEIAHVTQRHLARSMEDQARRSPATLAALAGSLLLAIASPQAGMAAITATTAGSMQGTINYTRSNEKEADRFGIATLAKAGFEPKAMPRFFGRLADEYRYASTPPPMLLTHPLPEDRITDSRARAQNYPEPRVQPSLDYNLARARIVARYAGIQAKAAQDWFERTEKKADPSIKVAFQYGKALVHLDNNELEEADKILQELLSRDRNNHFYLDAMSDLYIAQKKPELAQSMLEKAMAATPNNAVITINYANVLIKREKNEEAIRVLQRYTHDYPNDVNGWHLLSEANIHLGRSDEDLAARAEILALKANWNKAIQYYTQASQLAELGSLKQARYDARIDQLMVQRERFLALQ; from the coding sequence ATGTTAAAACGTACGCGTTCTTTGGTCTGCCTCTGTGTTTCTGCCGCACTCGTTGCACCTTCGATTAGTGCAAACAGTATCGAGCTTCCAGACATCGGCACGACGGCCAGTAGCACTCTCACAATTGATCAAGAGCTCATCTACGGTGACGCTTACATGCGGATGCTGCGCTCGAGTCAGCCCATCGTCAATGACCCTGTTTTAAACGAATACGTGAGTAACTTAGGCCACCGATTAGTTGCGAACGCGGACGACGTAAAAACCCCATTTACTTTTTTCATGATTCGTGACAGAAACATCAATGCTTTCGCATTTTTTGGCGGTTACATTGCGCTCCATTCTGGTCTATTTTTGCATGCACAAAGCGAGAGTGAACTCGCCTCAGTTGTCGCCCACGAGATTGCCCACGTCACGCAGCGCCACCTTGCGCGAAGCATGGAAGATCAAGCACGGCGATCTCCTGCAACCTTAGCCGCACTGGCAGGTTCATTATTGCTCGCCATCGCGTCCCCACAAGCTGGGATGGCAGCTATCACGGCAACGACAGCTGGTAGTATGCAAGGGACAATTAACTACACTCGTAGCAATGAAAAAGAAGCCGATCGCTTCGGGATCGCCACCTTAGCCAAGGCAGGGTTTGAACCGAAAGCCATGCCAAGGTTTTTTGGCCGACTCGCAGATGAGTATCGCTACGCTAGCACACCGCCGCCGATGTTGCTGACTCACCCGCTCCCTGAAGACCGCATCACCGATAGCCGAGCAAGAGCACAAAACTACCCTGAACCTCGCGTTCAGCCCTCGCTCGATTACAACCTCGCGCGCGCGCGAATCGTCGCTCGATATGCAGGGATACAAGCCAAAGCCGCTCAAGACTGGTTTGAGCGTACGGAAAAGAAAGCAGACCCAAGCATCAAAGTCGCGTTTCAATACGGGAAAGCACTGGTCCACCTCGATAACAACGAGCTTGAAGAAGCGGATAAAATCTTACAAGAACTGCTAAGCCGCGATCGCAACAATCACTTTTATCTGGACGCGATGTCCGATCTCTATATCGCACAGAAGAAGCCAGAGCTCGCACAGTCGATGCTTGAAAAAGCGATGGCCGCAACACCAAACAATGCGGTGATCACCATCAATTATGCCAACGTATTGATCAAACGAGAGAAAAACGAAGAAGCGATTCGAGTGTTGCAGCGTTATACACACGACTATCCAAATGACGTAAATGGCTGGCATCTGCTTTCCGAAGCCAACATTCATCTTGGTCGTAGTGATGAAGATTTAGCGGCGCGCGCCGAAATTCTCGCCCTAAAAGCAAACTGGAACAAAGCCATTCAATATTACACTCAAGCGAGCCAACTCGCGGAGTTAGGAAGTTTAAAACAAGCCAGATACGATGCTCGTATTGATCAGCTTATGGTCCAACGAGAGCGTTTCTTAGCATTACAATAA
- the arsC gene encoding arsenate reductase (glutaredoxin) (This arsenate reductase requires both glutathione and glutaredoxin to convert arsenate to arsenite, after which the efflux transporter formed by ArsA and ArsB can extrude the arsenite from the cell, providing resistance.), producing MSVVIIHNPRCSKSRQTLALLEEKGIEPEVVKYLDTPLSIEELKTLYTQLGVENVRAMMRTKEALYKELDLAEADDETLFSAMANNPKLIERPIVVNNGQARHGRPPEQVLEIL from the coding sequence ATGTCAGTCGTGATTATTCATAACCCACGCTGCTCTAAAAGTCGCCAAACCCTTGCTCTACTTGAAGAAAAAGGTATTGAACCGGAAGTAGTTAAATACCTAGATACACCACTGAGTATTGAAGAACTAAAAACGCTCTACACTCAACTGGGTGTTGAGAATGTTCGTGCCATGATGCGCACCAAAGAGGCGCTCTACAAAGAGCTCGATTTAGCAGAGGCTGATGACGAAACACTGTTCTCAGCGATGGCGAACAATCCAAAACTCATCGAGCGCCCTATCGTTGTGAATAACGGTCAAGCGCGTCATGGTCGCCCGCCAGAGCAAGTACTTGAGATTCTATGA
- the wrbA gene encoding NAD(P)H:quinone oxidoreductase has product MICQIIVLYYSRHGSTRAVARQIARGIESVEGCEALLRTVEEIDGSDQTDDPIITLNELKQCHGLAMGSPVWFGNMAAPLKHFWDKSTALWVSGDLIDKPACLFTASSSLHGGQETTLQTMMLPLLHHGMMILGIPYSQPKLHTTTSGGTPYGATTVSSGTAGLTADEIELAQQLGKRLASTALKMKES; this is encoded by the coding sequence ATGATCTGCCAAATCATTGTTCTTTATTACAGTCGCCACGGCTCTACGCGAGCGGTGGCGAGGCAAATTGCACGCGGTATTGAATCTGTCGAAGGTTGCGAGGCATTGCTGAGAACCGTTGAAGAGATTGACGGTTCGGACCAAACAGACGACCCAATAATTACGCTCAATGAACTTAAGCAGTGCCACGGTTTAGCCATGGGTAGCCCAGTATGGTTTGGCAACATGGCAGCTCCTTTAAAGCATTTCTGGGATAAGAGCACCGCGCTTTGGGTATCAGGTGATCTGATAGATAAGCCTGCATGCCTCTTCACCGCGTCTTCAAGCCTACACGGCGGACAAGAAACAACGCTGCAGACTATGATGCTGCCATTATTGCATCATGGGATGATGATATTGGGTATCCCCTATTCACAACCAAAGCTGCACACCACGACAAGTGGCGGAACACCCTATGGTGCAACAACCGTCAGTTCCGGTACTGCGGGACTGACCGCAGATGAAATCGAACTGGCGCAACAGCTTGGAAAACGCCTCGCCTCGACGGCACTGAAAATGAAGGAATCATAA
- a CDS encoding DUF2069 domain-containing protein, producing MHEMQPQTKRFRMLALFGNLALLAWIALWQLSLSPHPHISSTTLAIAWAIPLLLPLPGILAGKPYTHAWANFILMFYFLHGLTILYVDGGERWLAVVELLLATSAFFGNILYARARGKELGLKLKRLSKVEKEEKARFESDN from the coding sequence ATGCACGAGATGCAGCCTCAAACTAAGCGGTTTCGTATGCTTGCTCTGTTTGGCAATTTGGCGTTACTCGCTTGGATTGCCTTGTGGCAACTGAGTTTATCTCCGCACCCGCACATCAGTAGCACCACACTTGCGATCGCTTGGGCTATCCCACTGTTACTGCCGCTACCCGGGATTTTGGCAGGAAAACCTTATACCCATGCTTGGGCGAACTTCATTCTCATGTTTTACTTTCTACACGGTTTGACCATCCTGTATGTCGATGGTGGAGAGCGCTGGCTAGCTGTTGTAGAACTGCTTCTTGCGACAAGTGCGTTTTTTGGCAATATTCTCTACGCCAGAGCACGAGGAAAAGAGTTAGGCTTGAAGTTAAAAAGACTATCAAAAGTTGAGAAAGAAGAAAAAGCGCGTTTCGAATCAGACAACTAG